The proteins below are encoded in one region of Segatella copri:
- a CDS encoding relaxase/mobilization nuclease domain-containing protein: protein MIGKLKKGSSFAGCIRYVTGKDEAKILASDGVLLGTNTEMKQSFELQRQLNPRIKKPVGHIALSFKPEDKPRLTNEFMAKIALEYMQMMGIKDTQFIIVRHHNTDNPHCHIVYNRINNEGKLISDRNDYRRNEQVTKALKSKYGFTYGTDKSKTNTRKLRNAERAKYEIHNAVKSALRMADSWDEFKSELAKRGVHLEFVYKDKEQTKVQGIRFCKDGYSFKGTQISREYSFVRLDARLGTEYNRVSPRAESMQGGQLSCHQVEQTQPTAEHTQDPWSGISSIGLFAPSNAQTYEPFPEDESAKKKKRKRRKGFSL, encoded by the coding sequence ATGATAGGCAAGCTAAAGAAGGGCAGCTCATTTGCTGGTTGCATCCGCTATGTTACAGGCAAGGACGAGGCGAAAATCCTTGCCTCTGATGGTGTGTTACTCGGCACGAATACCGAGATGAAGCAAAGTTTCGAGCTACAAAGGCAACTAAATCCAAGGATTAAGAAGCCTGTGGGGCACATAGCTTTGAGCTTCAAGCCCGAGGACAAGCCACGTTTGACGAATGAATTCATGGCTAAGATAGCCCTTGAATACATGCAGATGATGGGGATAAAAGATACTCAATTCATCATCGTAAGGCATCACAACACCGACAATCCACATTGTCATATCGTGTATAACCGCATCAATAACGAGGGCAAGCTCATATCAGACAGGAATGATTACAGGCGTAATGAGCAAGTGACCAAGGCTCTTAAATCCAAGTATGGATTTACCTACGGAACGGACAAGAGCAAGACTAACACTCGCAAATTGCGCAATGCGGAGCGTGCCAAATACGAGATTCACAATGCTGTAAAGAGCGCATTGAGAATGGCAGATAGCTGGGACGAGTTCAAAAGTGAACTTGCAAAACGAGGTGTTCACTTAGAGTTTGTCTATAAGGATAAGGAGCAAACCAAGGTTCAAGGCATCCGTTTCTGCAAGGATGGATATAGCTTCAAGGGTACGCAGATTAGCCGAGAATACAGCTTTGTCAGGTTGGATGCAAGACTTGGCACAGAGTATAATCGTGTATCGCCAAGAGCCGAATCTATGCAGGGAGGACAACTAAGTTGTCACCAAGTAGAACAGACTCAACCAACGGCAGAACATACCCAAGACCCTTGGAGTGGTATTTCTTCCATCGGCTTGTTCGCTCCGTCTAATGCCCAAACTTATGAGCCATTCCCAGAGGATGAATCCGCCAAGAAGAAAAAGAGAAAACGCAGAAAGGGCTTCAGCCTTTGA
- a CDS encoding helix-turn-helix domain-containing protein yields MGFIVFEEEAFNYLDAQLENFVKRMDRIRERSEDKTMNKWLDTQDVCQTLNICPRTVQTLRDNGTLAYTQISHKTYYKPEDVMAIVAVVEDRKKDMRFRKRTG; encoded by the coding sequence ATGGGATTCATCGTATTCGAGGAAGAGGCATTCAACTATCTTGATGCCCAGTTGGAGAACTTCGTGAAGCGCATGGACAGAATCCGTGAGCGCAGTGAGGACAAGACCATGAACAAGTGGCTCGACACGCAGGACGTGTGTCAGACGCTCAACATCTGCCCACGGACAGTGCAGACGCTTCGGGACAACGGAACTTTGGCTTATACGCAAATCAGCCACAAGACCTACTACAAGCCGGAGGACGTGATGGCTATCGTAGCAGTAGTGGAGGACAGGAAAAAGGACATGCGCTTTCGCAAGCGCACAGGTTAG
- a CDS encoding helix-turn-helix domain-containing protein produces MSNEVMTRNSEWMNHIVNHLNRMVDNFERAVMNYRPMLGGERFMTDKELCARLQLSRRTLQDYRNNGVIPYIQLGGKILYRESDIQKILMANYREAYRMKGL; encoded by the coding sequence ATGAGCAATGAAGTAATGACAAGAAACAGCGAGTGGATGAACCACATCGTGAACCACCTCAACCGAATGGTTGACAATTTTGAACGTGCCGTGATGAACTACCGCCCCATGCTTGGCGGTGAGCGCTTCATGACGGACAAGGAGCTTTGTGCCAGGCTGCAACTGAGCCGAAGAACCCTGCAGGACTACCGAAACAACGGTGTCATCCCGTATATCCAGCTTGGCGGAAAGATACTCTACCGCGAGTCCGACATTCAGAAGATTCTGATGGCTAACTATCGTGAGGCGTACAGAATGAAGGGCTTGTAG
- a CDS encoding HU family DNA-binding protein yields the protein MEVKGTLKYRKVQRTPQTGENAGKKKWYATSVTDREVDFEGFVSHISDHGSPYSRGTIHGVLMDALDHLQELILDGKSVRLSDLGLFSIGMSSKAEDTKEKVTAASVEGVHLIVRNTKSWSNAELRKKCKIQEYGGYIGTDEEGTTGGGTTGDGTEQGGGSDTSQGGSGTTGGGTQEGGGGGSQDNGDGLE from the coding sequence ATGGAAGTAAAAGGAACATTGAAATATCGTAAAGTACAGCGCACACCTCAGACTGGTGAAAACGCAGGCAAGAAGAAGTGGTATGCTACTTCGGTAACCGACCGCGAAGTGGACTTCGAGGGATTCGTATCGCATATCTCCGACCACGGCTCGCCTTACTCTCGTGGTACTATCCACGGTGTGCTGATGGATGCACTCGACCATCTGCAGGAGCTGATTCTCGACGGCAAGAGCGTGCGTCTCTCTGACCTCGGACTGTTCTCCATCGGTATGAGCTCCAAGGCGGAGGATACCAAGGAGAAGGTGACAGCTGCCAGCGTAGAAGGCGTGCACCTGATTGTGAGAAACACGAAGAGCTGGAGCAATGCCGAGCTGCGCAAGAAGTGCAAGATTCAGGAGTACGGCGGCTATATCGGCACCGACGAGGAGGGCACCACAGGCGGTGGTACTACCGGTGATGGCACTGAACAGGGCGGCGGCTCTGACACCAGCCAGGGCGGCTCAGGTACTACCGGTGGCGGAACCCAAGAAGGCGGCGGAGGCGGCTCTCAGGATAACGGCGACGGGCTTGAATAA
- a CDS encoding glycosyltransferase family 4 protein — translation MRVLIVNTSEKTGGAAVAANRLMDALNNNGVKAKMLVRDKETEDITVVSLPRSLRLQWNFLWERWCVFWHLHFSRQRLWEVDMATSGTDITRLREFQEADVIHLSWINQGMLSLKNIRKIIRSGKPVVWTMHDLWPATGICHYARGCNRYASACGNCPLLPNKGSKNDLSAKIFRRKKELYHRGAISFVTCSRWLERQAKGSGLFVGQRITNIPNPIDTHVFCPQDQAEARLRAGLPADKHIILFVSQRVTDERKGMRYFIEAIDRLVARYPEMKENTAIAILGGHSEEVNLTLPSYSLGYVNDEKQIVAIYNSADAFVLPSLEDNLPNTIMESMACGVPSIGFRVGGIPEMIDHQQNGYVANYRDTEDLASGIHWVLEEANRAALKQACLQKVAQNYSQHAVALKYIEVYNEAMAYKNYKL, via the coding sequence ATGAGAGTACTCATAGTAAATACAAGTGAAAAGACAGGCGGAGCGGCAGTAGCAGCCAACCGCCTGATGGATGCCCTTAACAACAATGGCGTTAAGGCAAAGATGTTGGTACGCGACAAGGAGACAGAAGACATCACCGTGGTCAGTCTGCCCCGTTCGCTCAGGTTGCAGTGGAACTTCCTGTGGGAGCGCTGGTGCGTGTTCTGGCATCTCCATTTCTCCCGTCAGCGCCTTTGGGAGGTAGACATGGCAACATCGGGTACCGATATCACCAGGCTCCGCGAGTTTCAGGAGGCAGATGTCATCCATCTCTCCTGGATCAATCAGGGCATGCTCTCACTCAAGAACATCCGCAAGATAATCCGCAGCGGCAAACCGGTGGTATGGACCATGCACGATCTCTGGCCAGCTACCGGCATCTGCCATTATGCCCGTGGCTGCAACCGCTATGCCTCCGCCTGCGGTAACTGTCCGCTTCTCCCCAATAAAGGCAGCAAGAACGACCTCTCAGCAAAGATATTCCGCCGCAAGAAGGAACTCTACCATCGCGGCGCCATCTCCTTCGTCACCTGTAGCCGTTGGCTCGAACGGCAGGCAAAGGGCAGCGGTCTCTTCGTAGGTCAGCGCATCACCAACATCCCGAATCCGATAGATACCCACGTGTTCTGTCCTCAGGATCAAGCAGAGGCGCGTCTGCGTGCCGGTCTGCCAGCCGACAAGCATATCATCCTCTTCGTATCCCAGCGCGTAACCGACGAGCGCAAGGGCATGCGTTATTTCATCGAAGCCATCGACCGGCTGGTAGCGCGCTATCCCGAGATGAAGGAGAATACCGCCATCGCCATCCTGGGCGGCCATTCCGAGGAAGTAAACCTCACCCTGCCGTCCTATTCGCTCGGCTATGTCAACGATGAGAAGCAGATAGTGGCAATCTACAATTCTGCCGATGCCTTCGTGCTGCCATCGCTCGAAGATAACCTCCCTAACACCATCATGGAGTCGATGGCGTGCGGCGTGCCGAGCATCGGTTTCAGGGTAGGAGGAATACCGGAGATGATAGACCATCAGCAGAACGGCTACGTGGCCAACTACCGCGATACCGAAGACCTGGCGAGTGGCATCCACTGGGTACTCGAAGAGGCCAACAGGGCGGCTCTGAAGCAGGCATGTCTGCAAAAGGTAGCACAGAACTATTCGCAGCATGCCGTAGCATTGAAATATATTGAAGTTTATAACGAGGCGATGGCCTACAAAAACTATAAGTTATGA
- a CDS encoding smalltalk protein: MMKANTWKTILQIAISFLTAIATTLGVTSCSV; encoded by the coding sequence ATGATGAAAGCAAATACCTGGAAAACGATTTTGCAGATTGCAATCTCCTTCCTCACAGCCATCGCTACTACGCTCGGAGTTACCAGCTGTAGCGTGTAA
- a CDS encoding glycosyltransferase family 2 protein, which translates to MIKFTVVTCTYNAEKELQRTLDSVQRQTYCNIEHIIMDGGSRDRTLQLVKAYQHRNAVGESSHEIVVISEPDKGLYDAMNKSIDRATGDYLVFMNAGDTFPTADTLEYVEGCVGEGEVLPGILYGDTDIVDEMGHFLRHRRLAPPNKLTWRSFIWGMLVCHQSFYARTDIAREIHYDLHYRYSADVDWCIRIMRESSRRKLPLRNVHAVLTHFLDGGMTTQNHKASLKERFQVMRTHYGLLPTLAVHAWFVIRGAVKR; encoded by the coding sequence ATGATTAAGTTCACCGTCGTAACCTGTACGTACAATGCCGAGAAGGAGTTGCAGCGTACCCTCGACAGCGTGCAGCGCCAGACCTACTGCAACATCGAGCACATCATCATGGATGGCGGTTCCCGCGACCGTACCCTCCAGCTGGTGAAGGCATATCAGCATCGCAATGCAGTAGGCGAGAGCTCGCACGAAATCGTGGTCATATCAGAACCCGACAAGGGACTTTATGATGCCATGAACAAGAGCATCGACCGAGCTACGGGCGATTACCTGGTGTTCATGAATGCCGGCGACACCTTTCCTACAGCCGATACGTTGGAGTACGTAGAGGGCTGTGTAGGCGAAGGCGAAGTACTGCCCGGCATACTTTACGGCGATACCGATATCGTGGACGAGATGGGTCATTTCCTGCGTCATCGCCGTCTAGCCCCACCTAATAAGCTCACGTGGCGTTCGTTCATCTGGGGCATGCTGGTATGCCACCAGTCATTCTATGCCCGCACAGACATAGCCCGTGAGATTCATTACGATCTGCACTACCGTTATTCGGCAGATGTAGACTGGTGTATCCGCATCATGCGGGAGTCATCTCGCCGCAAGTTGCCGTTGCGCAACGTCCATGCCGTCCTCACCCATTTTCTGGATGGCGGCATGACCACGCAGAACCACAAAGCTTCCCTGAAGGAGCGTTTCCAGGTGATGCGCACCCATTACGGCCTTCTTCCCACCCTTGCAGTTCATGCTTGGTTCGTGATAAGAGGGGCTGTAAAGAGATAG
- the ispF gene encoding 2-C-methyl-D-erythritol 2,4-cyclodiphosphate synthase, whose product MNIRVGFGYDVHKLVADRDLWLGGIKIDYELGLLGHSDADVLIHAICDALLGAANMRDIGYHFPDTAAETLNVDSKILLRKTMELIATKGYTLGNIDATVCAERPKLNPHVPAMKACLAEVMGVDEDQISIKATTTEKLGFTGRMEGISAYATVLIQKG is encoded by the coding sequence ATGAATATACGTGTAGGATTTGGATATGATGTCCACAAGCTGGTGGCTGACCGCGACTTGTGGCTGGGAGGAATCAAGATAGATTATGAACTGGGATTGCTGGGCCACAGCGATGCCGATGTGCTGATACATGCCATTTGCGATGCCCTGTTGGGCGCCGCCAACATGCGTGATATCGGATATCATTTCCCCGATACGGCAGCAGAAACACTGAATGTGGATTCTAAGATACTGCTCCGCAAAACGATGGAACTGATAGCTACCAAGGGCTATACACTGGGCAATATCGATGCCACAGTCTGTGCCGAACGCCCTAAACTCAACCCGCATGTGCCAGCCATGAAAGCCTGTCTGGCAGAGGTAATGGGGGTAGACGAAGACCAGATATCCATCAAGGCAACAACTACCGAGAAACTCGGATTCACAGGCAGAATGGAGGGCATCTCCGCCTATGCCACCGTTCTTATTCAGAAAGGATAG
- a CDS encoding MobC family plasmid mobilization relaxosome protein codes for MTNVQEQDKRKGGRPPTGRVRKLSKSVTVKFSKPSYEALRLRARKANRKLAEYIRESALNGEVVSGHNTETVAIAKNLIGMANNLNQLTKLSHQRGFHETHVYVVDLLRRLKEILGEYRQASPKSKPCGIGRKEDAT; via the coding sequence ATGACAAACGTACAGGAACAAGACAAGAGAAAGGGCGGAAGACCGCCCACGGGCAGGGTTCGCAAGCTGTCGAAGTCTGTCACGGTGAAGTTCTCGAAGCCAAGCTACGAGGCATTGAGACTGAGGGCGAGAAAAGCCAACCGCAAGTTGGCGGAGTACATCCGTGAGTCCGCCTTGAACGGCGAGGTGGTGAGCGGACACAACACAGAGACGGTTGCCATTGCCAAGAACCTCATCGGTATGGCTAACAATCTCAACCAACTTACCAAGCTGTCGCATCAGAGAGGTTTCCATGAAACCCATGTATATGTGGTGGACTTGTTGAGAAGATTAAAAGAAATCCTTGGCGAGTATCGCCAAGCAAGTCCAAAATCGAAGCCATGCGGAATAGGCAGAAAGGAGGATGCCACATGA
- a CDS encoding TonB-dependent receptor domain-containing protein, with protein MIYLEMRRLLFFLFHLAWAQIVLAQTGIADQHFGKDTLQLREVVVRATRPLAKLNSEGFVTEVKGTVLENLGFAKDVMGMLPGVLNNNGSIEVFGKGKPVFYINGHIVRNNIEVEQLKANQIDKITVITNPSSRYASTVGSIIKITTIKKVGDGFSFDNIATFGCRNYMYGKDNLDLNYRIDNLDVFGTLGFEKGKNTNSSKNVQNSWLSSHHQQNTTMKSTQHSKLIDGKWGFDFSSSPKLSFGAFYQVSYAPIKTNSSIMSSLYSDDVIESETSAYKDIKLRDLEHLLDGYCHGVWGKWNLEMTFDLMWKKTHENQNVIEQTGINQDFGIKDVGHARFMATELYVSHPFLKGNFSFGVDFTNSSREENSESENSIMAGENNKIQELNMAYYVETMQHLGNVTFRIGGRYEHVNSEYFIGGRKNHEQSHVYDKFFPTASLSLPIGKTMVQLSYSKQCYRPLYSQLSNTVHYVNKYLYQSGNPYLQPSYSDNISLNLRYRWLALTANYKKVQNQIITSYTYYDDAKTIALLKKENSRNSLSNLQIMASFMPGFLWRCYYPVLACGVVSQFYKIDYRGNIKHVDNPLVVVKFNNIFKFHNNYMATVNYSWRSEGNSENIKMGSVGQINLSLAKDLSKKWNVKLSANDIFNTARKNTFTIFSGMNDVYLEKAASVRAVECIVRYKFNTVKTKYKGKGAGKKEMDRL; from the coding sequence ATGATTTATTTAGAGATGAGAAGACTTTTATTTTTTTTATTTCATTTGGCTTGGGCACAAATCGTTCTAGCTCAGACTGGTATCGCTGACCAACATTTCGGAAAGGATACTTTGCAATTAAGGGAGGTTGTTGTTAGAGCAACCCGCCCTTTAGCAAAGTTGAACAGCGAAGGCTTTGTGACAGAAGTTAAAGGTACCGTTTTGGAAAATCTTGGTTTTGCAAAAGATGTTATGGGTATGTTGCCTGGGGTACTAAATAATAATGGTTCCATTGAAGTTTTTGGCAAGGGAAAACCAGTTTTCTATATCAATGGACATATTGTCCGCAATAATATAGAAGTTGAGCAATTGAAGGCTAACCAAATAGATAAGATAACAGTTATAACGAATCCAAGTTCACGTTATGCTTCAACCGTAGGTTCCATCATAAAGATAACAACCATTAAAAAGGTTGGGGATGGTTTCTCCTTTGATAACATTGCTACTTTTGGTTGTCGTAATTATATGTATGGCAAAGACAATTTGGACTTGAACTATAGAATTGACAATTTGGATGTTTTTGGAACGTTGGGATTTGAGAAAGGCAAGAATACGAACTCTAGCAAAAATGTTCAGAATTCATGGCTCTCGTCACATCATCAGCAGAATACGACTATGAAATCGACACAGCACTCAAAGTTGATTGATGGTAAATGGGGATTTGATTTTTCCTCGTCTCCAAAACTCTCATTTGGCGCATTTTACCAAGTGTCTTATGCTCCAATAAAGACCAATTCGAGCATTATGTCATCATTATATTCTGATGATGTAATTGAAAGTGAGACTTCTGCATACAAGGATATCAAATTAAGAGATTTGGAACATTTGTTAGATGGATATTGCCATGGGGTTTGGGGAAAATGGAATTTGGAAATGACTTTTGATTTAATGTGGAAAAAAACACATGAAAATCAAAACGTTATAGAGCAAACCGGCATCAATCAGGATTTCGGAATAAAAGATGTTGGGCATGCTAGGTTTATGGCAACGGAATTATATGTGTCACACCCATTTCTTAAAGGTAATTTTAGCTTTGGAGTAGATTTCACCAATAGTAGCCGTGAGGAAAATTCAGAAAGTGAAAATAGCATTATGGCAGGCGAGAACAATAAAATACAGGAGCTTAACATGGCATATTACGTTGAAACTATGCAGCATCTAGGCAATGTAACATTCCGTATCGGTGGCAGGTATGAGCATGTGAACAGTGAATATTTTATAGGTGGCAGAAAAAATCACGAACAGTCACATGTTTATGATAAGTTTTTTCCGACTGCTTCATTGTCTCTGCCCATTGGAAAAACTATGGTGCAGCTGAGCTATTCTAAGCAATGCTATCGTCCATTGTACTCTCAGTTGAGCAACACGGTTCACTATGTTAACAAATATCTCTATCAAAGTGGAAATCCGTATTTGCAACCATCCTATAGCGACAACATCTCTTTGAATTTGAGGTATCGCTGGCTGGCATTAACTGCTAATTATAAAAAGGTGCAAAACCAAATAATAACATCATATACATATTATGATGATGCGAAGACTATTGCTTTGCTTAAAAAGGAAAATTCTAGAAACAGTCTGTCTAACTTACAGATAATGGCTTCTTTTATGCCCGGATTCCTTTGGAGATGCTATTATCCCGTATTGGCATGTGGTGTTGTCTCGCAATTTTACAAGATTGATTACAGAGGAAATATAAAGCACGTGGACAATCCTTTGGTTGTAGTTAAGTTCAATAATATTTTCAAATTCCATAACAACTATATGGCGACAGTAAATTACAGTTGGCGTAGTGAGGGAAATAGTGAGAATATTAAGATGGGGAGTGTTGGACAGATAAATCTTTCTTTGGCTAAGGACTTATCTAAAAAATGGAATGTCAAGTTGTCTGCAAATGACATCTTTAATACTGCCCGCAAAAATACTTTTACCATTTTCAGCGGAATGAATGATGTCTATCTTGAAAAGGCTGCGTCTGTAAGGGCAGTGGAATGTATCGTAAGATATAAGTTTAATACAGTTAAAACAAAATATAAAGGTAAAGGGGCAGGGAAAAAGGAAATGGATAGATTGTAA
- a CDS encoding outer membrane beta-barrel protein has translation MVNKIFLLGLFLLSVANVKAQTLTHTDSLTMENMMHNLPEVMVKGSRPIVKAERGKLSYNMPLLLKQLPADNAYEALTRIPGISDATGSISFSGNEVTLIVNGQATTLSQEQLTERLKAMPAAQLAKAEVMLSAPARYHVRGMAINIVTKDYAGTNQLSGQVIGGMKQSKYAKGFGDLYLSLQRGKFGLDAQYKYVNGNSYGESSRIANHPLGNNRVYYNDETGQKSFGITHNYRLGMNYAFSKNHRLDVAYTGHWDKRCSNSNTTGSSISGMHHDSHEYLHNVDVNYSLPFGLTLNGSYTYYRTPQQQALDGTMHTDESMLETERNLTSGSEQTINKWMFTADQTHSLAHGWGLSYGVKGQFTSNKSYQTTIDKDGTIQPNGTSSVDNNERIWNIYAGFSKQINKAISVEASVAAEQYHSPIWDKWRVYPTLNALWNVNDNHLLNLSFSSNSEFPSYWSTMSNVFYSSTYSEIHGNPDLKPFSYYNVNLMWQIKRRYMLMAFASLKPDYFVQLPYQTTERMAVIMKETNFDYSNSYGLQASVIFNAGKWLNGNVFAVGTYKHDKSSNFFDLPFNRKKLSVILGGTASVKLCNTQDLRLILNPFFQSKAIQGVYDISPVFRMNAKLQWSSHDGKWGLRLNGSNIFNNLYDTRSVQGNQDYRMKINYNWASVTFAVIYKFGGYKEKNVKAVDTSRMGH, from the coding sequence ATGGTCAACAAGATATTTCTTTTAGGATTATTTCTGCTTTCTGTTGCCAACGTGAAAGCTCAAACTCTGACGCATACAGATTCGCTCACAATGGAGAATATGATGCACAACCTCCCAGAAGTAATGGTAAAAGGTTCTCGCCCTATTGTCAAGGCAGAGCGGGGTAAGCTATCGTACAATATGCCGTTGCTATTGAAGCAGTTGCCTGCCGACAACGCTTACGAGGCATTGACACGCATACCAGGCATCAGCGATGCTACTGGCAGCATATCTTTTTCGGGCAATGAGGTGACGCTGATTGTCAACGGACAAGCCACCACATTGTCGCAGGAACAACTGACAGAGCGTCTGAAGGCAATGCCAGCCGCACAGTTGGCAAAAGCCGAGGTGATGCTGTCTGCCCCTGCCCGCTATCATGTGCGTGGCATGGCTATCAACATCGTTACGAAAGACTACGCCGGAACCAATCAGCTTTCGGGGCAGGTCATTGGCGGCATGAAGCAAAGCAAATACGCCAAAGGTTTTGGCGATTTATATCTTTCCTTGCAAAGAGGCAAGTTTGGACTTGACGCACAATATAAATATGTAAACGGCAATTCATACGGTGAATCTTCACGCATAGCCAATCATCCACTTGGCAACAATCGTGTTTATTATAATGACGAAACAGGACAGAAGTCGTTTGGCATTACACACAACTACCGACTGGGGATGAATTATGCTTTCAGTAAGAACCATCGTCTCGACGTTGCCTATACAGGACACTGGGACAAGAGGTGCTCAAACAGCAACACCACAGGATCGAGCATTAGCGGAATGCATCATGACAGTCATGAGTATCTGCACAATGTAGATGTTAACTATTCGCTTCCTTTCGGACTCACCCTTAACGGTTCGTACACCTACTATCGCACGCCTCAGCAACAAGCCCTCGACGGCACGATGCATACGGATGAAAGCATGCTGGAAACAGAACGCAACCTGACAAGCGGCAGTGAGCAGACCATCAACAAATGGATGTTCACGGCCGACCAAACCCATTCGTTGGCACACGGCTGGGGATTGTCGTATGGTGTGAAAGGGCAATTCACAAGCAACAAAAGTTATCAGACCACAATAGATAAGGATGGAACCATCCAGCCCAATGGGACAAGTAGCGTGGACAACAATGAGCGGATATGGAACATATATGCTGGTTTCAGCAAGCAGATAAACAAGGCAATTAGTGTAGAGGCATCTGTTGCTGCCGAGCAATACCACTCTCCGATATGGGATAAATGGCGCGTGTATCCTACGCTCAATGCTTTGTGGAACGTCAACGACAACCATTTGCTCAATCTATCATTCAGCTCCAATTCGGAGTTCCCGAGTTATTGGTCGACCATGAGTAACGTTTTCTATTCTTCAACATACTCAGAGATACATGGCAATCCCGACTTGAAACCCTTCTCTTATTATAACGTCAACCTGATGTGGCAGATAAAGCGACGTTATATGCTGATGGCTTTTGCAAGTCTGAAGCCCGACTATTTCGTACAGTTGCCATATCAGACCACAGAACGCATGGCTGTGATAATGAAGGAAACCAACTTCGACTATTCCAATAGTTATGGATTGCAGGCGTCAGTCATATTCAATGCAGGCAAATGGCTCAATGGCAATGTGTTTGCTGTAGGAACCTACAAGCACGACAAGAGCAGTAATTTCTTCGACTTGCCATTCAATCGCAAGAAACTCTCTGTTATACTTGGAGGTACAGCATCTGTAAAACTATGCAACACTCAAGACTTGCGCCTCATACTCAACCCTTTCTTTCAGTCGAAAGCCATACAAGGAGTCTACGACATAAGTCCTGTCTTCAGGATGAATGCCAAACTGCAATGGTCGTCGCATGATGGTAAATGGGGATTGCGCCTTAATGGCAGCAACATCTTCAACAACCTATACGACACACGTTCCGTGCAAGGCAACCAAGACTACCGAATGAAGATAAACTATAACTGGGCGTCTGTCACCTTTGCAGTTATCTATAAGTTTGGTGGCTACAAGGAGAAGAACGTAAAGGCTGTAGATACATCAAGAATGGGACATTAA
- a CDS encoding DUF3408 domain-containing protein, producing MARTKETKMSPEQQEKMTQEVMASLHPSTYGKDYAQKHSSFFEEVENSDLEVVTENVAATTSNMEDELTNEVQSPPNPQKRISGKQRKATLEEYQQTFLQVPRIDDRKPVFVSSDVRDRLDRVVRILGGRRMSVSGIIENIVRHHLSLYEEDFEAWRKL from the coding sequence ATGGCAAGAACAAAAGAAACGAAAATGTCTCCTGAACAGCAGGAGAAAATGACACAGGAGGTGATGGCTTCGCTTCACCCATCCACTTATGGTAAAGACTATGCCCAAAAACATAGCTCTTTCTTTGAAGAGGTGGAGAACTCCGATTTAGAAGTTGTGACAGAGAATGTGGCTGCAACAACCTCCAACATGGAGGACGAGCTTACGAACGAGGTTCAATCGCCACCGAATCCGCAGAAGCGCATCAGTGGCAAGCAGCGCAAGGCGACATTAGAGGAGTATCAGCAGACCTTCCTCCAAGTTCCAAGGATTGACGACCGCAAGCCAGTCTTCGTCAGTTCCGATGTACGAGACCGTCTTGATCGTGTCGTCCGCATCCTCGGAGGAAGGCGCATGAGCGTATCGGGCATCATCGAGAACATCGTGCGCCACCACCTAAGCCTTTATGAAGAGGACTTCGAGGCTTGGCGCAAATTGTGA